Within Planococcus citri chromosome 2, ihPlaCitr1.1, whole genome shotgun sequence, the genomic segment aaaagataatacttattcaaaaataataataaactatACACCACTACCACTATCATATCTATCGTAATTACTCCCCACCAATTTgcatctatttatttatttatttaatttgcaTCATGGACGCTATTTTGAACACCTTGGTAATTTAAAGTTCGTGGTGTGGTGAATGTGTAGAGGAACAATACAATATAAAATACGTCAGTTCTCAGCGAAAATATAAAGCTTTCAAGCTCTgataatttttatgatgaaGTCTTCCAactaattatttaatttttaacgtCTTCTCGAATTGTTTATTGATATTATGCACCATGCACATGATCctcgtaagtacctatttgagttGGTActtacaacaaaaaataaaaggatttgtatcaaaatacaatttaattCAAACTCCAGTTCaactaaaataaaaacagaatgAAATCAACGGATATCAGAAAATTATACGGACATCGAGCatagtacaaaaaaattatttaaaaaaacaaatgtatTAAATCACATTGATTCTCTCCACAGGAGATAAACTACGtaaaaaaccgaatttttcgattcagtacatgtaggtaaggtaagacagaaaaatagaaatacttAGCACGATTTTGATTTACTTACATCAGCACCGAATTAAATATTCGTTTATTCTATTTCCTTTTtcgtttgaatttattttcgccATTAACAAAATAGAAAGGATTGATCGGAGTAGTAACAGCAAATGGCTTAAGTATACCGCTGGTGGGTTTCTTTGAGCTAAGGAAATGTAATTCTGGCTTCGATTTAAGAACTTTTTCATACAACGGAATATCTGCAACGtgatgaattcaaaatgaacatttcaaagaagagattttttaccaaaagaaaaaaagcgCAGAAAAAGAAGACTCAattctttattaaaatttcgttgacaaaaaaacgttttagataaattaattcaattttaacctTGACACCGGTTATCTTCCAATTTAAACAggacttttttctgtttttcagcAATTCTGAGACTTTTTCTGGCAGGCTCGGCTGTACTTTCACGGGGTTTTCTCGTTCTTTTAGAAACTGGGGTTGATACGGGAGCAGGAGTAGATTCGATTTCTCTACAACGGAGCGTTCCAGTAGCCTTTTCAGGTTCGTGAGGCACTTGGAGTTCTTGAGACACTTCTTCATCATCAGCTTCAGATTGAAAATCAACGACAACGTAGTCTCGgtcttttttcatcaattttggatgTGATTTTACAAGCGACGCTGGTACAATGGTTTCGCTTTCTGCATCGTTGGCTTTATCTTTAACATCATCTTCTTCGTACAATTGCACAGCAGGTTTATCGGAAAATGAAACAGAAAGTGAGTTGTTGCAAAGTTCTTCACTTGATCTTTTCTCATAATTGATTTCAGAGTCCGAcgagatttcacatttttgattcaattcgttctcttCTTTCTCAGCAGTCGCAGTGCCTTGATCTTCATTTTTATGCTCGTCTTCGTGCGTCGAAGCAAGTTCTTCAATTGTGTTTTCGTCTATTTCCAAGCAAATGTCTGATTCGTcattttcatttgttgatttgGACTGTTCTGTAATGGGCACTGGATCAACGATTCTGCTTTTACTTTCGAAAATCGGTGATTTCTTATTCTCTTCAACGACCCAGTTCTCCGAATTGCCACTAATGCTGGCTTTCTTAGGAGGACTGGGTTTCTCAACAGATTCTGTAACACTCCAGTCGCTTGAGATGGAGGTTCTTTTCGTTGTTTCCTTTATGTTTGTTTTCGCTTGCACCACCGTGAACGTAGATTTACCAGCAGGTATTTGAATCAAATCGGTCAGGTTACGTAACTTTTTCAAGACTCTTTCTTCGTGCTGggtttcatcttcatcttcttcttctaattttcGACACGAttcttttatcaattttgtcagggtttgtttgggttttttcaattttggattttctgtCATCTCACGAATAAGTTTATCGGTATCGGTAACTGATGATCttaatttctgaaaacaaaacaaCCTTGAGATAATAAACAACAATGGCGAAAACTaagaaaattgtcaataaataTTTACCGAAATGCTGGTGAACATTGGGATAATTTGATTTAGGATATTTTTAGCTTTGATGGGAACGTCCGGTTTTGATATGTACTGCTCAATAAATTTCACGACAACGTGTTCATCAAACTCGATATAAGGAAGAAAAACATCTACACCTCCGGGTCTTGGATCTAAAGCACTTGTGTTCACTTTTTCGTCATCGAAGCCAGTCTTTTCGTCATTAGTCTACAAATATGAGTGAAAACCTAGAAATAAATATGCACAATGTTTTCCAATACAATTTAGAAATCGGAAGCTTACCTCATCATCGCAGTCTTCACTTAGAGCTTTTTGTTTAATGCACAATTTAAGCTGACGAACTAAGCCACCGAAAATATTCGCCTGAATACTATTCACAATTTGCATTGTCGGTTTCAGATTCGCAATACATTCGAAGTATCCTTTATATAATACTACCAACGCATCAGTTGATATTTTACCTTTAGAGATCTGAAAAATGATACAAGAAGTAGTAAAATAGAAATGCATGCATATTACACAATCATCAGCAATTCAG encodes:
- the LOC135833875 gene encoding ribosomal RNA processing protein 1 homolog, whose product is MAPMAEYNEKLEIVTEEVSICKLLTSNDLKVRKRGISSLKKWFREIGSKKGVEEDDFIRIWSGLFYYVWMSDKPLVQEEAAECVSSMMHILDNYEAAMYYVRGFFNSLVKQWDRISHYRIDKFLMLVRRFLRQILMLLRNHEWDIEKLEMFSKELYAAIQILPYSLALHVNEIFNEEVAKISKGKISTDALVVLYKGYFECIANLKPTMQIVNSIQANIFGGLVRQLKLCIKQKALSEDCDDETNDEKTGFDDEKVNTSALDPRPGGVDVFLPYIEFDEHVVVKFIEQYISKPDVPIKAKNILNQIIPMFTSISKLRSSVTDTDKLIREMTENPKLKKPKQTLTKLIKESCRKLEEEDEDETQHEERVLKKLRNLTDLIQIPAGKSTFTVVQAKTNIKETTKRTSISSDWSVTESVEKPSPPKKASISGNSENWVVEENKKSPIFESKSRIVDPVPITEQSKSTNENDESDICLEIDENTIEELASTHEDEHKNEDQGTATAEKEENELNQKCEISSDSEINYEKRSSEELCNNSLSVSFSDKPAVQLYEEDDVKDKANDAESETIVPASLVKSHPKLMKKDRDYVVVDFQSEADDEEVSQELQVPHEPEKATGTLRCREIESTPAPVSTPVSKRTRKPRESTAEPARKSLRIAEKQKKVLFKLEDNRCQDIPLYEKVLKSKPELHFLSSKKPTSGILKPFAVTTPINPFYFVNGENKFKRKRK